One region of Gemmatimonadales bacterium genomic DNA includes:
- a CDS encoding Glu/Leu/Phe/Val dehydrogenase dimerization domain-containing protein, with the protein MPEAQPAVSQPRAHFDAAADIVELSAAQREILSRPFREITVQVPVKMDDGRTEVFTGYRIQHNGARGPTKGGIRYHQHADHDEILGLARLMTWKTALTDIPFGGAKGGITVDPRQMSQGELERMTRTFTSRIALCLGPYRDVPAPDVNTNAQTMAWIFDEYSRGRGYSPAAVTGKPIALGGSLGRDEATGRGVVYAMQEFARDNGLPLKGARVAVQGFGNVGGNLARILHAEDQAMVIAVSDVDGGIVNEKGLDVPALLKHAAARRPVAEFAGGTAITNEDLLCLPCEYLCPAALGGAITDANASRLDCKVVVEGANAPTTPGADAVLDARGVPVIPDVLANAGGVVVSYFEWTQNLQQHRWELEYVQSELRKKMVVAYHEVRDCAKTRRVSLRTAAYAIAIARVAEAERLRGS; encoded by the coding sequence ATGCCCGAGGCCCAGCCCGCCGTTTCGCAGCCGCGAGCGCACTTCGATGCCGCCGCCGATATCGTCGAGCTCTCCGCCGCCCAGCGCGAGATCCTGAGCCGGCCGTTCCGCGAGATCACCGTCCAGGTCCCGGTCAAGATGGACGACGGGCGGACGGAGGTGTTCACCGGATACCGGATCCAGCACAACGGCGCCCGCGGGCCCACCAAGGGCGGCATCCGCTACCACCAGCACGCGGACCACGACGAGATCCTCGGCCTCGCCCGACTCATGACGTGGAAGACCGCGCTCACCGACATCCCGTTCGGCGGCGCCAAGGGCGGCATCACCGTTGACCCGCGCCAGATGTCCCAGGGCGAGCTGGAGCGGATGACGCGCACCTTCACGTCGCGCATCGCCCTCTGCCTCGGCCCGTACCGCGATGTTCCCGCGCCCGACGTCAACACCAACGCTCAGACCATGGCGTGGATCTTCGACGAGTACTCGCGCGGCCGCGGCTACAGCCCCGCCGCGGTGACCGGAAAGCCCATCGCTCTCGGCGGGTCGCTGGGCCGCGACGAGGCGACGGGCCGCGGCGTCGTGTACGCCATGCAGGAATTCGCCCGCGACAACGGCCTGCCTCTGAAAGGAGCGCGGGTCGCGGTCCAGGGCTTCGGCAACGTGGGAGGGAACCTCGCCCGCATCCTACACGCCGAAGACCAGGCGATGGTGATCGCGGTGAGCGACGTGGACGGCGGCATCGTGAACGAGAAGGGCCTCGACGTCCCCGCGCTCCTCAAGCACGCCGCGGCGCGGCGGCCGGTCGCCGAGTTCGCCGGCGGGACGGCCATCACGAACGAGGACCTGCTCTGCCTGCCCTGCGAATACCTCTGCCCCGCGGCCCTCGGCGGCGCCATCACCGACGCGAATGCCTCGCGGCTCGACTGCAAGGTCGTGGTGGAGGGCGCCAACGCTCCCACCACGCCCGGCGCCGACGCCGTGCTCGACGCGCGCGGCGTCCCCGTCATCCCCGACGTCCTCGCCAACGCGGGCGGCGTGGTCGTCAGCTACTTCGAGTGGACCCAGAACCTCCAGCAGCACCGCTGGGAGCTGGAGTACGTGCAGAGCGAGCTGCGGAAGAAGATGGTGGTGGCGTACCACGAAGTGCGGGACTGCGCGAAGACGCGACGAGTGTCGCTGCGAACGGCCGCCTACGCGATCGCTATCGCGCGCGTCGCCGAGGCGGAGCGGCTGCGCGGGAGCTAG
- a CDS encoding aminopeptidase, protein MKRRFRFSTFLRLASAFLFILTLVVVGAWIVSPEVRYLVKAGVEEARILLGRKPIVEVAADPATDAATRAKLSLVLAARDFAADSLGLAAGETFTTYSRVRRDTLVLVLSASRYDRLAQKLWNYPIVGRVPYKGFFSFDHAVKEARRLEQTGMDTYIRPSAAFSTLGWFNDPLLSTVLRGDSVDLAATVIHEILHNTLFLPGQVDFNESLANFVGYRGAEAFFRGRGDGRNADRAAARWRDEIRLGRFYAELVGRLEQLYAPGIAGPALREERHRIFRLALSELGGPVARALETVDGRALAERPINNAVVLAQRLYRTQLDRFDQVLSWNRGDVKATITAVRQAVAGGGDPWRAVAGLARSPASSRAAAPPRRRAR, encoded by the coding sequence TTGAAGCGCCGGTTCCGGTTCAGCACCTTCCTACGTCTCGCCAGCGCCTTCCTGTTCATTCTGACACTCGTGGTGGTCGGCGCGTGGATCGTGAGTCCGGAAGTCCGGTACCTGGTGAAGGCCGGCGTCGAGGAAGCGCGCATCCTGCTCGGCCGCAAGCCGATCGTCGAGGTAGCCGCGGATCCCGCCACCGACGCGGCGACGCGCGCCAAGCTCTCGCTGGTCCTCGCCGCGCGCGACTTCGCCGCCGATTCCCTCGGACTGGCCGCGGGCGAGACGTTCACGACCTACTCGCGAGTGAGGCGGGACACTCTGGTCCTAGTGCTCTCGGCGAGCCGGTACGACCGGCTGGCCCAGAAGCTGTGGAACTATCCCATAGTGGGGCGCGTGCCTTACAAGGGCTTTTTCTCTTTCGACCACGCGGTCAAGGAGGCGCGGCGCCTCGAGCAGACGGGGATGGACACTTACATCAGGCCCTCCGCCGCGTTCTCCACGCTGGGGTGGTTCAACGACCCGCTGCTGTCCACGGTGCTGCGCGGCGATTCGGTGGACCTGGCGGCGACCGTGATCCACGAGATCCTGCACAACACCCTCTTCCTGCCGGGCCAGGTGGATTTCAACGAATCGCTGGCGAACTTCGTGGGCTACCGCGGTGCGGAGGCCTTCTTCCGCGGCCGTGGTGACGGCCGCAACGCCGATCGGGCGGCGGCGCGGTGGCGCGACGAGATCAGGCTGGGGCGGTTCTACGCGGAGCTCGTCGGCCGTCTGGAGCAGCTCTACGCCCCTGGGATCGCGGGGCCGGCGCTGCGGGAGGAGCGGCACCGGATCTTCCGCCTGGCTCTGTCGGAGCTGGGCGGGCCGGTCGCTCGCGCGCTCGAGACGGTGGACGGCCGTGCGCTGGCCGAGCGCCCGATCAACAACGCGGTCGTGCTCGCGCAGCGACTCTACCGGACGCAGCTCGACCGGTTCGACCAGGTGCTCTCGTGGAACCGCGGCGACGTGAAGGCCACGATCACGGCGGTCCGTCAAGCGGTGGCGGGCGGCGGCGACCCGTGGAGGGCCGTTGCCGGTCTGGCGCGGTCCCCCGCTAGCTCCCGCGCAGCCGCTCCGCCTCGGCGACGCGCGCGATAG